In Sebaldella termitidis ATCC 33386, one DNA window encodes the following:
- a CDS encoding P-loop NTPase fold protein: MQECKKMVLFILINFIFYFLVKITYNILFKLENVYLLIIILILAFIFGILKYNKNKLKILYFLFLGFLFLITQYVLSIIDFETGNINLIEIGLSNINIGNILEILEKIILKYKIQLAVGILIICIFIVSIIYYMKNKNKIESEKNELFPERKKDLIELKTLLDYGEKSILIDDKWGNGKTFFIRKFMEKYNKEFEFIYIKAPYFTDKLEFRKKILNEIKIVLNKNGFLSSNFKELTKYFGIEFKGIVFKGIEETYDTIIRNINNEISKMDKKIILILDDLDRIDSNNHIIETLNFIGEINLELEKNFSLITLTSKNKLIQILNSNDIEGEMYYDKYFSIEMQLRKLSFEDLVEYFSGLYSLKNREIKILKEIKNKFSEKNGVLEYFKKKEKRKSNLIEEWNESIKKEFLDRITIRNIEKIIINLRKIELDADFIDDYIQDYILLKTIQTLVPTWWEKMKLEPNLKKYKFNEKITEKKELENKFLDQEFIFDFIDDRNIRFRNLINYEVGGYTEKISIYDRQRNEILNNTKQDFIYQDYFNIASIFSFKEDDKVKILVSLLENKTLSQLEILFLLVKFKISYYIKYENFNDFKKDLELERSRVEDREYKMYIFYEILKFLKVNLFFMKSQDNSIENNFNDSDLDNINQNKEKLLKFFRENLINKRKEKELQEILDYLISFKIKRVTELSEKGKIWNIKRKEKISERLSNITEYLDYFSLDQLMIDIAFESGVNFDEIKQLFLEVLEEEYIEKNKFYEKIYEEIKTLN; encoded by the coding sequence ATGCAGGAGTGTAAAAAAATGGTGTTATTTATCCTAATCAATTTTATTTTCTACTTTTTAGTAAAAATTACATATAATATATTATTTAAGTTAGAAAATGTGTATCTTCTGATAATAATATTAATATTAGCCTTTATATTTGGGATTTTAAAATATAATAAGAATAAGTTGAAGATTCTCTACTTTTTATTTCTAGGATTTCTATTTTTGATAACTCAATATGTTTTAAGTATAATTGATTTTGAAACTGGAAATATAAATTTGATAGAAATAGGGCTGAGTAATATTAATATTGGTAATATATTAGAGATCTTGGAAAAAATAATATTAAAATATAAAATTCAACTTGCTGTAGGAATTTTAATAATTTGTATTTTTATTGTAAGTATAATTTATTATATGAAGAATAAGAATAAAATAGAAAGTGAAAAAAATGAATTATTCCCTGAAAGAAAAAAAGATTTGATAGAATTAAAAACATTACTAGATTATGGTGAGAAATCAATATTAATTGATGATAAATGGGGAAATGGAAAAACCTTTTTTATAAGAAAATTTATGGAAAAATATAATAAAGAATTTGAGTTTATATATATAAAGGCTCCTTATTTTACAGATAAGTTAGAATTTAGAAAAAAAATCTTGAATGAAATAAAGATTGTTTTAAATAAAAATGGCTTTTTAAGTTCAAATTTTAAAGAATTAACAAAATATTTCGGTATAGAGTTTAAAGGAATAGTTTTTAAAGGAATAGAGGAAACCTATGATACTATTATTAGAAATATAAATAATGAAATATCAAAAATGGATAAAAAGATTATTTTAATATTAGATGATTTAGACAGAATAGACTCAAACAATCATATAATTGAGACTTTAAATTTTATTGGAGAGATAAACTTAGAATTGGAAAAAAATTTTTCTCTTATAACACTTACTTCAAAGAATAAATTGATTCAAATATTAAACAGTAATGATATAGAAGGTGAAATGTATTATGATAAATACTTTTCTATAGAAATGCAATTGAGAAAGCTAAGTTTTGAGGATCTTGTTGAATATTTTTCAGGATTATATAGTCTAAAAAATAGAGAAATAAAGATATTGAAGGAGATTAAAAATAAATTTTCAGAAAAAAATGGAGTATTAGAATATTTTAAGAAAAAAGAAAAGAGAAAATCTAATTTAATTGAAGAATGGAATGAAAGTATTAAAAAAGAGTTTTTGGATAGAATAACTATAAGAAATATAGAGAAAATAATAATAAATTTAAGAAAAATAGAATTAGATGCTGATTTTATTGATGATTATATACAAGATTATATTTTATTGAAAACCATTCAAACTTTAGTTCCAACATGGTGGGAAAAGATGAAGTTAGAGCCAAATTTGAAAAAATATAAATTTAATGAAAAAATTACAGAAAAAAAAGAGCTAGAAAATAAATTTCTTGACCAAGAATTTATATTTGACTTTATTGATGATAGAAATATTAGATTTAGAAACTTAATAAATTATGAAGTTGGGGGATATACAGAGAAAATTTCTATTTATGATAGACAACGAAATGAGATACTTAATAATACTAAACAAGATTTCATATACCAAGATTATTTTAATATTGCATCTATATTTTCATTTAAGGAAGATGATAAAGTAAAAATATTGGTTAGTTTATTAGAAAATAAAACTTTGTCTCAGTTAGAGATTTTATTTCTTTTGGTAAAGTTTAAAATTAGTTACTATATTAAATATGAAAATTTTAATGATTTTAAAAAGGATTTAGAATTAGAAAGAAGTAGAGTTGAAGATAGAGAGTATAAAATGTATATTTTTTATGAAATACTAAAATTTTTGAAAGTAAATTTATTTTTTATGAAATCTCAAGATAATAGTATAGAAAATAACTTTAATGATAGTGATTTAGATAATATTAATCAAAATAAAGAAAAATTACTAAAATTTTTTAGAGAAAATCTTATAAATAAAAGAAAAGAGAAAGAATTGCAAGAGATTTTAGACTATCTAATAAGCTTCAAAATAAAAAGAGTAACAGAATTAAGTGAAAAAGGAAAAATTTGGAACATAAAAAGAAAAGAAAAAATAAGTGAAAGATTGAGTAATATAACAGAATATTTGGATTATTTTAGTTTAGACCAGCTTATGATTGATATTGCTTTTGAGAGTGGAGTAAATTTTGATGAAATAAAACAACTATTTTTAGAAGTACTTGAAGAGGAATATATAGAGAAAAATAAGTTTTATGAAAAGATATACGAAGAAATAAAAACATTAAATTGA
- a CDS encoding AAA family ATPase yields MELLYVWILGYEDIIVNQELNFSGGKYEINFLMNSKKVIDFSKREIIEHMKLEKEFTLSVEASENYIKNQSFYDDFWSKKISNISVIVGKNGSGKSTILKKLLDIDYLGFDGIYIIKSGESITLYYNKRTPAFREPNINIKHDNTIDFIYIDKYKKEGEEDAKLKLQKLFLFVKIPIIESYETFLELPNSLVGNRLFEKEEIEKILRKNDFMVLKGIENLKKMGVFTKDFYIYKNLTLKNLYFRYESMDEETNENLLTLDILKKGWELEYKKYKNNEINREELNVIFSIYIEFQYHIEKLIKIFNQERDFLNKDNIKKFELKNIDNLIDLLEEDEKNKIKSLKDGFELSIKKVDEYIRIKNGGYDVEELIKEFYQSNLTIITGLPFVFFNVEVGLSSGEKLLSYLFQYIKEEIGKWTDEFESLGEFIILLDEPDLGLHPEWQRKFIFYLIEFFDKCMDAGFKHHIIITTHSPLVLSDIPKKNTIFLERVEVNKIDEREEKGITKVLNHDNIKTETYASNIYSLYKNSFFLEKTIGETSYNRLTDIKENLERVIKGDTNIKYTKEETALVISLVGEAIIKGKFEALYKEAYMKNDTNAEIEYYEKKIQELKEIGDHHDKN; encoded by the coding sequence ATGGAATTATTATATGTATGGATTTTAGGTTATGAAGATATTATTGTAAATCAAGAGCTTAATTTTTCTGGTGGAAAATATGAGATAAATTTTTTGATGAATTCAAAAAAAGTGATTGATTTTAGTAAACGAGAAATTATAGAACATATGAAATTGGAAAAAGAATTTACTTTGAGTGTAGAGGCTAGTGAGAATTATATAAAAAATCAATCTTTTTATGATGATTTTTGGTCAAAGAAAATATCAAATATTTCTGTTATTGTTGGTAAAAATGGATCTGGAAAATCTACTATACTTAAAAAACTTCTTGACATAGATTATTTAGGTTTTGATGGAATCTATATAATAAAAAGTGGTGAATCAATCACATTATACTATAATAAAAGAACACCTGCGTTTCGAGAACCAAATATAAATATAAAACATGATAATACAATAGATTTTATATATATAGATAAATATAAAAAAGAAGGAGAAGAGGATGCAAAACTAAAACTGCAAAAACTTTTTTTATTCGTTAAAATTCCAATAATAGAAAGTTATGAAACATTCTTAGAATTACCAAATTCATTAGTTGGAAATAGACTATTTGAAAAGGAAGAAATAGAAAAAATACTAAGAAAAAATGATTTTATGGTATTAAAGGGAATAGAGAATTTAAAGAAAATGGGAGTTTTTACAAAAGATTTTTATATATACAAAAATTTAACATTGAAAAATTTATATTTTAGATATGAGAGTATGGACGAAGAAACAAATGAAAATTTGTTAACCTTAGATATATTGAAAAAAGGTTGGGAATTAGAGTATAAAAAATATAAAAATAATGAAATAAATAGAGAAGAGTTAAATGTTATTTTTTCAATTTATATAGAATTTCAGTATCATATAGAAAAATTAATAAAAATATTCAATCAAGAAAGGGATTTTTTGAATAAAGATAATATTAAAAAATTTGAGTTGAAGAATATAGATAATTTGATTGATTTATTGGAAGAGGATGAGAAAAATAAAATTAAGAGCTTAAAAGATGGATTTGAGTTGTCAATTAAAAAAGTAGATGAGTATATTAGAATAAAAAATGGAGGATATGATGTTGAAGAATTAATAAAGGAATTTTATCAAAGTAATTTAACGATAATAACAGGATTACCTTTTGTGTTCTTTAATGTTGAAGTAGGATTAAGTTCAGGAGAGAAATTGTTAAGTTATTTATTTCAATATATAAAAGAAGAAATTGGAAAATGGACAGATGAGTTTGAATCATTGGGAGAATTTATAATTTTACTTGATGAACCAGATCTTGGGCTTCATCCTGAATGGCAGAGAAAATTTATCTTTTATTTGATAGAATTTTTTGATAAATGTATGGATGCAGGGTTTAAACATCATATAATAATAACAACGCATTCACCATTAGTTTTATCAGATATTCCAAAAAAAAATACTATTTTTTTAGAAAGAGTAGAAGTCAACAAAATAGATGAAAGAGAAGAAAAAGGTATTACAAAAGTTTTAAATCATGATAATATAAAAACAGAAACTTATGCTTCAAATATATATTCTTTATATAAAAATTCGTTTTTTTTGGAAAAAACAATTGGAGAAACATCATATAACCGATTGACAGATATAAAAGAAAATTTAGAGAGAGTTATTAAAGGAGATACGAATATAAAATACACAAAAGAAGAAACTGCATTAGTTATAAGTTTAGTGGGAGAGGCAATAATAAAAGGGAAATTTGAAGCATTATATAAAGAAGCATATATGAAAAATGATACAAATGCTGAAATAGAGTATTATGAAAAAAAAATACAAGAATTGAAAGAAATAGGTGATCATCATGATAAAAATTGA
- a CDS encoding serine/threonine-protein kinase, translated as MGRKEKMIIFEGKIVYDEDDNEYCLEKQIGEGGFGKVYLAKWKSDNKKFAIKILDNSFSNEKAYTSFINEITLASKISSRNVIKYEYTHTGEIFKELGPYIIMEYADNGSLEETLVRQKKIERQFSNEELKNIFLNLAKGMKDINSKLIHRDIKPENILWVGEILKISDFGISKVSSDITRTKTFKGYGSKKYSAPEVWQMDRTTIKTDIYSMGIVFYELATLNYPYEVKNSKYNEVHLYKNILPLQQFNENLSVEFIVLINKMLKKKANERFENWDEIIDFINTVSISEKIIELEDIVNEAVSKQILCDIEKEKESLKIERRNQEKTDFYSMVYYQYKTDILEKISEFGEKNTIVMR; from the coding sequence ATGGGAAGGAAGGAAAAAATGATCATATTTGAGGGGAAGATAGTTTATGATGAAGATGATAACGAGTATTGTTTAGAAAAACAAATAGGAGAAGGGGGATTTGGAAAGGTATATTTAGCAAAATGGAAATCAGATAATAAAAAATTTGCAATAAAAATATTAGATAATTCCTTTTCAAATGAAAAAGCTTATACCTCTTTTATAAATGAAATAACTTTAGCTTCTAAAATATCATCTCGAAATGTTATAAAATATGAATATACACATACTGGAGAAATTTTTAAAGAATTAGGACCTTATATTATAATGGAATATGCAGATAACGGATCTTTAGAAGAAACTCTAGTAAGACAGAAAAAGATTGAAAGGCAGTTTAGTAATGAAGAGTTGAAAAATATTTTTTTAAATTTAGCCAAAGGAATGAAAGATATTAATTCTAAATTGATTCATAGAGATATTAAACCTGAGAATATATTGTGGGTAGGAGAAATTTTAAAAATTAGTGATTTTGGAATTTCTAAAGTTTCTAGTGATATAACAAGAACAAAAACTTTTAAAGGATATGGTAGTAAAAAGTATAGTGCTCCTGAAGTTTGGCAAATGGATAGGACTACAATAAAAACGGATATATATTCGATGGGAATAGTGTTTTACGAATTAGCAACTTTAAACTATCCTTATGAAGTAAAGAATTCTAAATATAATGAAGTACATTTATATAAGAATATTTTGCCATTGCAACAATTTAATGAAAATCTTTCAGTAGAATTTATCGTACTAATTAATAAAATGTTAAAAAAGAAAGCTAATGAAAGATTTGAAAATTGGGATGAGATAATAGATTTTATAAATACTGTTTCAATTTCAGAGAAAATTATTGAGTTGGAAGATATAGTGAATGAGGCTGTGAGTAAGCAGATATTATGTGATATAGAGAAGGAAAAAGAGAGTTTGAAAATAGAAAGAAGAAATCAAGAAAAAACGGATTTTTATAGTATGGTGTATTATCAATATAAAACAGATATATTAGAAAAAATTTCAGAATTTGGGGAAAAAAATACAATAGTAATGAGATAA
- a CDS encoding HNH endonuclease — translation MIKIESVDIPKELQNEIKDYFKPKTVEKTKGKRKPRTKKDKVYEKVKDYIFKKPQEINEIIKRMGTVNGDKEINDVYDGFKIKIQAFYFDILKLRVCPYCNETPIYYIENSSKNYQNFEFDHIMPKDKYPYLALSLYNLVPVCKYCNSKKGNKEGLPNIYLDEIMYNYNIIPRDDGDFINLEDFKIIKRNLLNADNLDKLLHLENRYNLSLHKEYLVNLLKKIEYYNKDRIDDLLDSGLFSTKDEILNRVFEEIRIIANDSNKPRHKLTRDILEQFKVLGIIENYY, via the coding sequence ATGATAAAAATTGAAAGTGTTGATATTCCTAAAGAGTTACAAAATGAAATAAAAGACTATTTCAAACCTAAAACTGTAGAAAAAACAAAGGGAAAGCGAAAACCAAGAACCAAAAAAGATAAAGTATATGAAAAAGTTAAAGATTATATATTTAAAAAACCACAAGAAATAAATGAAATAATAAAAAGAATGGGAACTGTAAATGGAGATAAAGAAATAAATGATGTTTATGATGGATTTAAAATAAAAATACAAGCATTTTATTTTGATATATTAAAATTGAGAGTATGCCCCTATTGTAACGAAACACCCATTTATTATATAGAAAATAGTTCTAAGAACTATCAAAACTTTGAATTTGACCATATTATGCCTAAGGATAAATATCCATATCTAGCTTTATCATTATATAATCTTGTTCCAGTATGTAAATATTGTAATTCAAAGAAAGGAAATAAAGAAGGATTACCTAATATTTATTTAGATGAAATAATGTACAATTATAATATAATTCCAAGAGATGATGGTGATTTTATTAATTTAGAAGATTTTAAAATAATAAAAAGAAATTTATTGAATGCAGATAATTTAGATAAATTATTACATTTAGAAAATCGATATAATCTTAGTTTACATAAAGAGTATTTGGTAAATCTATTAAAGAAAATAGAATATTATAATAAAGATAGAATAGATGATTTATTGGACTCAGGGTTATTTTCCACTAAAGATGAGATTTTGAATCGAGTATTTGAAGAAATCAGGATAATTGCAAATGATTCAAATAAACCTAGACATAAATTGACAAGAGATATTTTAGAACAATTTAAAGTATTAGGGATCATAGAAAATTATTATTAA
- a CDS encoding GH-E family nuclease, whose translation MKDFQFNPDNYRLETPAANRSHEYE comes from the coding sequence TTGAAAGATTTTCAATTTAATCCTGATAATTATCGATTAGAAACTCCGGCTGCAAATCGAAGTCACGAGTATGAGTAA
- a CDS encoding DUF4145 domain-containing protein produces MEKTERIEKKFCNKCNGKRNHKYQVDFLFEDSEIIENMFGVEWSENWIIWQCMGCDEIVIEKVDYFSEDRDEEGNPILTNTFYPTRNIKSLKKKTYIKIPQKLRVIYNEIIDSYNNSCLLLCSIGLRTLLEAVCVDKGIVSGNLMNKIVNSTFITDNIKKNLHGIRYLGNDATHDFISPKKEDLELTIKILEDILNTVYDLDYKSTIMYNKFKKIT; encoded by the coding sequence TTGGAAAAAACTGAAAGAATAGAAAAAAAGTTTTGTAACAAATGTAATGGGAAGAGAAATCATAAATATCAAGTAGATTTTTTATTTGAAGATTCCGAAATTATTGAAAATATGTTTGGAGTAGAGTGGAGTGAGAATTGGATCATTTGGCAATGTATGGGTTGTGATGAAATAGTCATTGAAAAAGTTGATTATTTTTCTGAAGATAGAGATGAAGAAGGCAATCCTATTTTAACAAATACTTTCTATCCAACAAGAAATATAAAATCATTAAAGAAAAAAACATATATAAAAATACCACAAAAATTAAGAGTTATTTATAATGAAATAATTGATAGTTATAATAACTCATGTTTATTACTTTGTTCAATTGGGCTAAGAACTTTACTTGAAGCTGTTTGTGTAGATAAAGGTATAGTTAGTGGAAATTTAATGAATAAAATAGTTAACTCTACTTTTATTACTGATAATATAAAAAAGAATTTACATGGAATCAGATACTTAGGAAATGATGCGACTCATGATTTTATTTCACCTAAAAAAGAGGACTTAGAATTAACAATAAAAATACTTGAGGATATACTAAATACTGTATATGATTTAGATTATAAGAGTACGATTATGTATAATAAATTTAAGAAGATTACATAA
- a CDS encoding restriction endonuclease yields the protein MSENIGIYTIRTDRTSKDLLLERLKEKEICMGWGGGITDIDLDAGKETFRENIVKVYKDITPRRIGNLARGLTEIKENDILMIPNLPEAGKFIVGVAEKDPYRHDKEDNSHLNHRIKLKEIYGLDGNLDMKNEKVSEWYAKLWVMRLPIYPNYHHHDCIENLLEGLRSGEIKELEASALEEYLGSKLDKYVKEMKEDLLKAPLTGPLSFERICEKIVEFHGYKISSRNKYDRKGGDADLIASKEENSPFERRIENIYIQIKKYSGNTDKGALEQIEKLAKMNENDAKCVMSLGEFDKETEKYAEEKEIILIPGDEICRMLLQVISKS from the coding sequence ATGTCTGAAAATATTGGAATATACACAATCAGAACAGACAGAACATCAAAGGACTTATTATTGGAAAGATTAAAAGAAAAAGAAATATGCATGGGATGGGGTGGAGGAATAACTGATATTGATCTTGACGCAGGTAAGGAGACATTCAGAGAAAATATTGTTAAGGTTTATAAGGATATTACTCCAAGAAGAATAGGGAATTTGGCAAGAGGTTTAACGGAGATAAAGGAAAATGACATATTGATGATACCTAACTTGCCTGAGGCCGGGAAATTTATAGTTGGAGTTGCTGAAAAAGATCCTTATAGACATGATAAGGAAGATAACAGCCATTTAAATCACAGAATAAAGTTGAAAGAAATATACGGACTTGATGGTAATTTAGATATGAAAAATGAAAAAGTAAGTGAGTGGTATGCAAAACTATGGGTAATGAGACTGCCAATATATCCAAATTATCATCATCATGACTGTATTGAGAATCTTTTGGAAGGTTTGAGAAGTGGAGAAATAAAAGAGTTAGAAGCATCAGCATTAGAGGAGTATTTAGGATCAAAACTCGATAAGTATGTAAAAGAAATGAAGGAAGATTTGTTAAAAGCACCACTTACAGGTCCTTTATCTTTTGAAAGAATATGTGAAAAAATAGTAGAGTTTCATGGTTATAAAATAAGTAGTAGAAATAAGTATGACAGGAAAGGCGGAGATGCTGATTTAATAGCTTCGAAAGAAGAAAACTCCCCATTTGAGAGAAGAATTGAAAATATATATATTCAAATAAAAAAATATTCAGGTAACACAGATAAAGGAGCATTAGAACAAATAGAGAAATTAGCTAAAATGAATGAGAATGATGCAAAGTGTGTGATGTCACTTGGAGAATTTGATAAAGAGACTGAAAAATATGCTGAAGAAAAAGAAATTATATTAATTCCAGGAGATGAGATTTGTAGAATGCTGCTGCAGGTAATTTCAAAAAGTTAG
- a CDS encoding homing endonuclease associated repeat-containing protein: protein MISPVRRSWGNYNAFLKDIGEKTLNERTKEKYINQVKKFVDDNGRKPLSAEFSKNMLTIVRIFGYWNNLLLEAGIKEIRIVNRSNMTDDELLEYYINLCNKENRLITSKELDKNPVYLNSHIFGSKFGSFGEFLKVTINDERLKIKDKKCKIRTEKYTQEELAYHIKQYLESETIITIRTFKQYLKVNKLASINTYKNRFRTRSFKELIKV, encoded by the coding sequence TTGATAAGTCCGGTAAGAAGAAGCTGGGGAAATTACAATGCCTTTCTTAAGGATATCGGAGAAAAAACTCTTAATGAAAGAACAAAAGAAAAGTATATTAATCAGGTGAAAAAGTTTGTAGATGATAATGGAAGAAAGCCTTTATCAGCTGAATTTAGTAAAAATATGCTTACAATAGTCAGAATATTCGGTTACTGGAATAATTTATTACTGGAAGCAGGAATAAAAGAGATAAGGATAGTGAACCGGTCAAATATGACAGATGATGAATTACTGGAGTATTATATTAATCTTTGTAATAAAGAGAATAGATTAATAACAAGCAAAGAGCTTGATAAAAATCCGGTGTATTTAAATAGTCATATCTTTGGAAGCAAATTTGGCAGCTTCGGAGAATTTTTAAAAGTAACTATAAATGATGAGAGATTAAAAATCAAAGATAAAAAATGTAAAATACGTACTGAAAAATATACTCAGGAAGAATTAGCATATCATATAAAGCAATATCTGGAAAGTGAAACAATTATAACAATTCGAACATTTAAGCAATATCTAAAAGTAAATAAGTTAGCAAGTATTAATACATATAAGAATAGGTTTAGAACAAGGTCTTTTAAGGAATTGATAAAAGTGTAA